The genome window TCCTCCAAAGAAACGGATATAAAGTAGAATCCAGGGATAAGAATGGTCCGAAACTGAAGGCCGTCAGAAGAAATATTTATTTTCCTTGTTTCCTTTTTGACATGGGGCTTTCAGGGCACAGAGATGAAAGGTTCCTTATAAAAATTGAAGCTCAGGATCAGGGAGTGAACTATACCCACGAAATAAAGAATATCAAAGGTTGTGGCTTTTACTTTCCATTTCCTGTACCTCCTGCTGCTGTACTTTGTGCAATGAAAGCGACAGCCCTTTTAGAAAGAGGAAAGGGGCGTGATTTCTACGACCTGATGTTTCTTCTGGGTCAAACAAAGCCTGATTATGAATTTCTTTCAAAGAGGATCGGTATTAAAAATGCAGCTGAGTTAAAGACTGAGGTTAAAAAGCGCCTTCAGATGACAGACCTGAAAGCCAAAACCAAAGATTTTGACCATCTGCTGTTCAATAAGGACAACAGCAAGCGTATCCTCAGATTTAAAGAATTTTTTGAAGAGAGTATTTTATAAGTAAGGCTGCTAACCGCCTCCCGCCTCCTGCCGATCCCGACTTTCGTCGGGACGTCGCTTCGCTCCGCTGCCGACTGGCTACCGGCTACTGGCTACCGGCTACTGGCTACCGGCTAATGCTTTCCGCATTCGTACACCCAACCCCGGCGTTCCTTCATCCAACCCCGGCGTTCGTACATTGGATTCATACCTGGCTTTGCAGGATTGTAACTTTAATCGGCAACCGGCAATCTATGAACTGCAACTTGTAGTTTGCAGCTTGTAGCTTGAAATCAATACTATCAAACCTAATACAAAGCACCATGAAAAAGACCGACAGAATCTGGCTTCTTTCATTGATTCTTATGATGGGAGCCGCCATGATGTTTACCATCTCCTGCAAAGAAGAAGAAGAAGAAGAATTGAACCCTCCCAAGGGCCTGAAAACCTCCGCGGTGACCGGGATCACCATTGAAACGGCATCCTGCGGAGGTGAAGTTACGGATGAAGGTGGCTCTGCAGTGACAGCCCGTGGCGTGTGCTGGAGTACCGTTCATCTCCCGTGTATTGGATGCAATACAACCGTCGACGGCGCCGGTACCGGCACCTTTAAAAGCAGCCTTACCGGGCTTGCGTCCAATACTAACTACTATGTCAGAACCTATGCCACCAACCTTGACGGTACCAGTTATGGCAACGAGGTGACGTTTAGGACAGAGGGGAAAACTCCCACAGGACTGACCACCTCTGCGGTGACCAGGATCACCGATGAAACGGCATCCTGTGGAGGTGCTGTTTCGGATGAAGGTGGCTTCGCGGTGACTGCACGTGGCGTGTGCTGGTGCACCGCCACCTCACCCTCCATCATGAACAGCAAGACCAGCGACGGCGCCGACACTGGCATCTTTGTAAGTAGTATTACAGGGCTGGCGGCAAACACCACCTATTACGTAC of Bacteroidales bacterium contains these proteins:
- a CDS encoding nucleotidyl transferase AbiEii/AbiGii toxin family protein, which codes for MKEYIQLSILDYLSTTPYIRKLVFIGGTSLRLVKGSERFSEDLDFDCKEISKEEFMQMSDDVMHFLQRNGYKVESRDKNGPKLKAVRRNIYFPCFLFDMGLSGHRDERFLIKIEAQDQGVNYTHEIKNIKGCGFYFPFPVPPAAVLCAMKATALLERGKGRDFYDLMFLLGQTKPDYEFLSKRIGIKNAAELKTEVKKRLQMTDLKAKTKDFDHLLFNKDNSKRILRFKEFFEESIL